Proteins encoded in a region of the Vicia villosa cultivar HV-30 ecotype Madison, WI linkage group LG5, Vvil1.0, whole genome shotgun sequence genome:
- the LOC131605654 gene encoding uncharacterized protein LOC131605654, producing the protein MKNHEARPTGTTPFPEVNVARHDHYRKNRGRGRAYARGRGRGRGRNYAHGLGFDRGRNGNHKNTYFHPKWKNVEKNEKEGQCSKTNENICYRCGGKGHWSRTCRTPKHLVDLYQKSLKNKKEKIETHFANEDDDPDYGNMDVTHLDIGDFFADPDGKIDHLIGDGSVKK; encoded by the coding sequence ATGAAAAATCACGAGGCCCGTCCCACTGGTACAACTCCATTCCCAGAAGTGAATGTGGCAAGGCACGACCACTATAGGAAAAATCGTGGTCGCGGTCGTGCATACGCACGTGGACGTGGTCGTGGTCGTGGTCGTAATTATGCTCATGGTCTTGGTTTTGATCGTGGTCGTAATGGGAATCATAAAAACACATATTTCCACCCGAAGTGGAAAAAtgttgaaaagaatgaaaaagagggtcAGTGTagcaaaacaaatgaaaatatttGCTATCGTTGTGGAGGAAAAGGTCATTGGAGTCGCACTTGTCGTACTCCAAAACACCTTGTTGATCTTTATCAAAAATCactgaaaaataaaaaggaaaagatcgAGACTCACTTtgctaatgaagatgatgatccaGATTATGGTAATATGGATGTTACCCATTTAGATATTGGTGACTTCTTTGCTGATCCAGATggaaaaattgatcaccttattgGAGATGGAAGCGTCAAGAAATAA